In the Streptomyces sp. NBC_01237 genome, CACGGCGTGATAATTCCCCATCTGGGCAGTGAAAACTAACGTGTCGCGTCCCCAACAGCGCCACTTCGTTAGTAAAGTTCACTGCATGGCTTCCCCCGCTACCCCCGGCGACCGCGAGAAGGTCGTCTCCAAACTGCCCGGACAGCTCCGGCAGGACCTCAAGGTCCGCGCCGCTCAGCTCCGTATCGAGATCCAGACGGCCGTCGAGCAGTCCGTCGACATCTGGTGCGGTCTCGCCTCGACGTCGGCCGCGGTCGACACCTCGGGCGCCGACTCCTTCTCCACCTGGCTGCCCGTCGGCCAGTGGGACACCTTCAAGTCCACGGCGGCCGACCGCAAGGTCTCCCTCATCCAAGGTCTCGCGCAGGCGGTCCAGGTCTGGCTCCGGGCCAACCCGGCCCCGACCGTGGAACGCCCCGAGATCCCCCGCCGCATCATCGTCTGCAACCAGAAGGGCGGCGTCGGCAAGACCGCGATCACCGCCGGGACCGGCGAAGCCCTGGCCGAGGACTCCGGTGCCCTCTATCCCGTACGGGTCTCCAAGCACTTCGCCGCACTCCTCGACGAGAACGGCTCCGACCCGCTGACCCTCGAAGACCTCCCCGGCATGGGCCTGCGGGTCCTCCTGGTCGACTTCGACCCGCAGTGCCACCTCACCAAGCAGCTCGGCTACACCCCGCTGCCGATGGACGGCGACAGCCTCACCAAGCACATGGCGGGCGACGCCACCGGTGAGCTCC is a window encoding:
- a CDS encoding ParA family protein, whose product is MASPATPGDREKVVSKLPGQLRQDLKVRAAQLRIEIQTAVEQSVDIWCGLASTSAAVDTSGADSFSTWLPVGQWDTFKSTAADRKVSLIQGLAQAVQVWLRANPAPTVERPEIPRRIIVCNQKGGVGKTAITAGTGEALAEDSGALYPVRVSKHFAALLDENGSDPLTLEDLPGMGLRVLLVDFDPQCHLTKQLGYTPLPMDGDSLTKHMAGDATGELRDLIVPIEEERFGQRLHLLPSCNDAFLLDVRLSGVRAREAALERALAPVEADFDVIIVDCPPSLGLSMDAAVHYGRRRGNEAPGSSGALIVVQAEDSSADAYDLLTTQIEDLRGDLALELDYLGIVVNHYDARRGYIATSSLQAWMDIKEPRVVGVIGDLKEQKEAVRLKRPLLAYAPKSDQAVGMRALAREIS